TGCGGAGAAATACGACCAAAATGTGGCGTTGAGTTTAAGGTCATATCAATCGGGCCAGCCCAGCCATAATCGATTTTTACATTTTCAAGTTGCGGGAATACACACAACATATTTTTCCGCATAATCGCGACCATATCTTTTTCTGAGCTAGAATCACTACCAAAAAGCAAGCGATTGTCAGCACTTAAACGATAATAGTCTAATAATAAATTGTTATCACACACCGACATGCCATTATTAATGACAGAATCAGCAACCGCTTGGCTTAACGGCTCTGTGGCGATAATAAAACTTTCCACAGGTAATATTTTACGATTAATGCCGTGATGAATAGATTTCGGGAGCGCATCAATATAAGCATTGGTGGCTAAAATAACGTCTTGAGAAATAACCGCACTTTTAGCTGTTTTAACCTCAATGCAACCATTTTTCTCAACCATATCCACGACAGGAGATTGTTCAAAAATCTGAACACCCAGATCGACACAAGCTTTCGCTAAACCTAAGCAATAATTAAGTGGATGCAAATGCCCTGAATTACTATCAAATAGCCCCCCCACATAAATATCACTGCCTAAGTGCTGTTTTAATTTAGTTTTATCCCAAAGTTGCATATTCTGATAGCCAAAATTTTTATGACTTTCTTTTTCCATTTCAATTAAGTCATCCATTCGGCGTTCATTTAATGCTAATGTGGCATAGCCTTTTTTCCAGTCGCATTGAATGCTATATTTTTCAATACGTTCATCAATAATATCAATGGTCTCTAATGACATATTCCAAAGTTTATGTGCTTTATCTTCGCCAACTTGTTTAACGTATTCATCAATGCCTTCTTCAAAGCCATTAATTGCCTGCCCACCACTGCGACCAGAAGCACCAAAGCCTACTCTTGCACCCTCTAAGACAATGACTTTTTTTCCTTTCTCCGCCAGTTCTAATGCTGCAGATAAACCAAAAAATCCAGCCCCGATCACACATACATCAGCATGTTCAATTTGAGTGAGCGGCGGGAATTGAAAATCTTGGTTACGAGAGTCGAAATAATAAGAGCGAACGTGTTCTTGATAGGCAAAATTAAGCATAAAAAATCCCTTAGGAAAAAACTGGCAAAATCTTACCCCGAAAGGGAAATATGTCAAACCTTTTAGAAAAAATGCTATACTGCGCGCACGCAAAATTTGCGTGTTTTATGATGAACGATAACCCTCGGAGGTCAATAAATTGAAAAAATTCTTTGCTCACTCACTCAAAAATCTTTTCC
The nucleotide sequence above comes from Haemophilus influenzae. Encoded proteins:
- a CDS encoding NAD(P)/FAD-dependent oxidoreductase; its protein translation is MLNFAYQEHVRSYYFDSRNQDFQFPPLTQIEHADVCVIGAGFFGLSAALELAEKGKKVIVLEGARVGFGASGRSGGQAINGFEEGIDEYVKQVGEDKAHKLWNMSLETIDIIDERIEKYSIQCDWKKGYATLALNERRMDDLIEMEKESHKNFGYQNMQLWDKTKLKQHLGSDIYVGGLFDSNSGHLHPLNYCLGLAKACVDLGVQIFEQSPVVDMVEKNGCIEVKTAKSAVISQDVILATNAYIDALPKSIHHGINRKILPVESFIIATEPLSQAVADSVINNGMSVCDNNLLLDYYRLSADNRLLFGSDSSSEKDMVAIMRKNMLCVFPQLENVKIDYGWAGPIDMTLNSTPHFGRISPHIYFAHGYSGHGVALTGLAGRIVAEAILGDDERLSIFEGLKVPSVYGGRIIKDLATKIGVRYYKFLDKYR